Proteins encoded together in one Camarhynchus parvulus chromosome 12, STF_HiC, whole genome shotgun sequence window:
- the MBD4 gene encoding methyl-CpG-binding domain protein 4 — protein sequence WRRRERRAGEGRAGPERGPRQRGAGGTGPAPGACGGPSPGSPRCRRSSAGSGTLPGLFFPCSPGGGSRGAASAERPGPSPGCGDHGAVPRGWQRVSSRRRAGRTAGRIDVYFISPEGKKLRSKRALVEYLQKTGETTLKAADFDFAAPRGSTHSGLKGCGTGAARTDLEKEDCQSKAQELHAQNGAEVGIQNIQAGSGHLEDATSTVEGTDLVVVGTNPEENLKTRRKRADGRSVQTRKREKGSERRNQGDAKSKRQRRVSNTRETKCVQNKRGCRQTDTRGADSQGVGEAGADPGGAGTALSAMSRARLRPVAGSQRELAHLPKEGPCSSDTPAVGSEDKSYGLETGPVPDPGALGGQSVQPDTEVDAEPWHRTSFAAVTTSPEESVPRTQVERRRTSPYFSSKYSKEALSPPRRKALRKWTPPRSPFNLIQETLFHDPWKLLIATIFLNKTSGKMAIPVLWEFLKKYPSPEVARAADWKEMSELLKPLGLYELRAKTIIRFSGEYLSKAWRYPIELHGIGKYGNDSYRIFCVNEWKEVQPQDHKLNVYHTWLWENREKLSID from the exons TGGcggcgccgggagcggcgggcgggTGAGGGCAGAGCGGGCCCGGAGCGTGGGCCCCGTCAGCGGGGTGCGGGCGGCACtggcccggccccgggggcaTGTGGGGGTCCGTCCCCAGGCTCGCCCCGCTGTCGCCGGAGCTCGGCCGGCAGCGGGACCTTACCCGGGCTCttcttcccctgcagccccgggggcGGCAGTCGAGGCGCGGCGTCGGCGGAACggcccggccccagccccggctgcGGGGACCACGGCGCCGTCCCCCGCGGGTGGCAGCGGGTGAGCAGCCGCAGGCGGGCGGGCAGGACGGCCGGGAGGATCGACGTGTACTTCATAAG CCCTGAAGGGAAGAAGCTGAGGTCAAAACGAGCACTTGTGGAGTATTTACAGAAAACTGGGGAGACaacactgaaagcagcagatttCGATTTTGCAGCTCCTCGAGGGAGCACACACTCAGGATTGAAGGGATGTGGTACAGGAGCTGCGAGGACTGACCTGGAAAAGGAGGATTGTCAGAGCAAAGCGCAGGAGCTCCATGCACAGAATGGTGCTGAGGTTGGAATTCAGAATATCCAGGCTGGGAGTGGACACCTGGAAGATGCTACATCTACTGTGGAAGGCACAGATTTAGTAGTGGTAGGCACAAACCCAGAGGAGAATTTGAAGACCAGAAGAAAGAGGGCAGATGGGAGAAGCGTTCAAACTAGGAAACGTGAGAAGGGCTCAGAAAGGAGGAACCAAGGTGATGCCAAGAGCAAGAGGCAGAGAAGAGTCTCTAACACACGGGAGACCAAGTGTGTTCAGAACAAGAGGGGCTGTAGGCAGACAGACACCCGTGGAGCTGACAGCCAGGGCGTGGGTGAAGCAGGCGCTGAccctgggggtgcagggacagctctgtcaGCAATGTCCAGGGCACGGCTCAGGCCAGTGGCTGGCTCACAGAGGGAGCTGGCTCACCTGCCAAAGGAGGGGCCATGCTCCAGTGACACACCTGCTGTGGGCTCTGAGGACAAATCCTATGGACTGGAGACAGGGCCAGTGCCAGATCCGGGGGCTCTGGGCGGGCAGAGTGTTCAGCCTGACACCGAGGTGGATGCTGAGCCGTGGCACAGGACCAGCTTCGCAGCAGTCACAACGTCTCCAG aagaGTCTGTCCCACGAACACAAGTGGAGAGAAGGAGAACGAGTCCCTATTTTTCCAGTAAATACAGCAAAGAAG CCCTCAGCCCACCCAGAAGGAAGGCCCTCAGAAAATGGACTCCTCCACGTTCTCCTTTCAATCTTATCCAGGAAACACTCTTCCATGATCCATGGAAGCTTCTCATTGCCACCATATTTCTCAACAAAACTTCAG GGAAAATGGCCATTCCAGTGCTCTGGGAGTTCCTGAAGAAGTATCCTTCTCCTGAGGTAGCCAGGGCTGCAGACTGGAAAGAAATGTCAGAGCTGCTCAAACCTCTGGGCCTCTACGAACTCAGAGCCAAAACCATCATCAGGTTCTCAG GTGAGTACCTGAGCAAGGCGTGGCGGTACCCGATCGAGCTGCACGGCATCGGCAAGTACGGCAACGACTCCTACAGGATCTTCTGTGTTAACGAGTGGAAGGAG GTACAGCCACAGGACCACAAGTTGAACGTGTACCACACGTGGCTGTGGGAGAACCGGGAGAAGCTGAGCATCgactga
- the RPL32 gene encoding 60S ribosomal protein L32 — MPALRPLVKPKIVKKRTKKFIRHQSDRYVKIKRNWRKPRGIDNRVRRRFKGQILMPNIGYGSNKKTKHMLPTGFRKFLVHNVKELEVLMMSNKSYCAEIAHNVSSKNRKVIVERAAQLAIKITNPNARLRSEENE; from the exons ATGCCTGCCCTCAGGCCTCTCGTGAAGCCCAAGATCGTCAAGAAGAGAACTAAGAAGTTCATCCGGCACCAATCTGACCGCTATGTCAAGATCAAG CGCAACTGGCGCAAACCCAGAGGCATCGACAACAGAGTGCGCCGGCGCTTCAAGGGACAGATCCTGATGCCCAACATCGGCTATGGCAGCAACAAGAAGACAAAACACATGCTGCCCACAGGCTTCAGAAAGTTCCTGGTCCACAATGTAAAAGAGCTGGAAGTGCTGATGATGAGCAACAA GTCGTACTGTGCAGAGATTGCCCACAACGTGTCCTCAAAGAACAGGAAGGTGATTGTGGAGAGGGCCGCACAGCTCGCCATCAAGATCACCAACCCCAACGCCAGACTGCGCAGCGAGGAGAACGAGtag